One window of Pyxicephalus adspersus chromosome 4, UCB_Pads_2.0, whole genome shotgun sequence genomic DNA carries:
- the ZC3H12D gene encoding probable ribonuclease ZC3H12D: MDGQDKKLVLFQKLGYAEEDIKKALLKLGKMALDNDVLEELIYTGNKAQSERDAASSKSVIPRLVARGCSSMEDMGNNTNADNNHSLSNLRAIVIDGSNVAMSHGCRAVFSCRGIEIAVDWFRKRGHDYIKVFVPSWRKEKARIDSPISDKHILDDLEKKMFLVYTPSRKINGKRIVCYDDRYIVKLAYEKDAIIVSNDNYHDLQSENVDWKRFIEKRLLMYSFVNNKFMPPDDPLGRHGTTLSNFLRKTHASFDAERQLCPYGQKCTYGIKCKFSHPERLNQQQLSVADELRAKTKQVFKESEHCNELLIKGHARFNPVLPFPSYKCPEQFESTKETSTSLKMKQILHLPQERQMGNSGMGKWACSSINQGFTVNTSPDQQNQPPHRELRIIDPILSSTHSNGEKMQYKGTDQNHCCRCNYMNSGYSLSPHTHSMDCSCIQKPYLPYTFLSETLPHNNYTQSGYCKHQGSGQLLCLHEHSRHVKNIDMHAQRMDTLVYLKNVKDIYEDPNYYLTQHPSVIKPSWSYGHFTTDACPFLFPNDNCRLLSDTQMFNRKEVYTLLCGLYTNAEIDQAMAANPETTNILELADIIQKNRRS, translated from the exons ATGGATGGACAAGACAAGAAGCTGGTTTTGTTTCAAAAACTTGGCTATGCAGAAGAAGATATAAAGAAGGCATTGTTAAAGCTGGGCAAGATGGCACTGGATAATGATGTTTTAGAGGAATTAATATACACAGGAAACAAAGCACAATCTGAGAGGGACGCAGCATCCTCTAAATCGGTAATACCAAGACTTGTGGCTCGTGGGTGCAGCAGCATGGAAGACATGGGAAATAATACAAATGCGGATAACAATCATTCTTTAAGCAATTTAAGAGCTATAGTTATAGATGGTAGCAACGTGGCAATGAG TCATGGATGCAGGGCAGTTTTCTCATGCAGAGGCATAGAAATTGCAGTGGACTGGTTTAGAAAGCGAGGCCATGACTACATTAAAGTGTTTGTACCTTCCTGGAGGAAGGAAAAGGCAAGAATTGATTCACCCATATCAG acaagcACATTCTTGATGatctagaaaagaaaatgtttctagttTACACACCATCTAGAAAAATAAACGGCAAGAGGATTGTATGCTATGATGACCGTTACATTGTAAAACTGGCCTATGAGAAAGATGCCATCATTGTATCCAATGACAACTATCATGACCTACAAAGTGAGAATGTAGACTGGAAACGCTTCATAGAGAAAAGGTTGCTGATGTACTCATTTGTAAACAATAA ATTTATGCCTCCAGATGATCCGCTAGGACGTCATGGAACTACACTCTCAAATTTTCTTAGAAAAACACATGCTTCATTTGACGCAGAAAGACAGCTTTGTCCGTATG GACAAAAATGCACTTATGGCATTAAGTGCAAATTTTCCCACCCAGAAAGGCTAAATCAGCAACAGCTGTCAGTTGCAGATGAACTACGGGCTAAAACAAAGCAAGTCTTCAAAGAGTCAGAACATTGTAATGAGTTGTTGATAAAAGGTCATGCAAGGTTTAACCCAGTTTTGCCCTTTCCAAGTTACAAGTGCCCAGAACAGTTTGAGAGTACCAAAGAAACATCTACAAGTTTAAAGATGAAGCAAATTTTGCATCTTCCACAGGAAAGGCAGATGGGTAACTCTGGTATGGGCAAGTGGGCTTGCAGCAGTATTAATCAAGGATTCACTGTAAACACATCACCTGATCAACAAAATCAACCTCCGCACAGGGAACTGAGGATTATTGATCCTATTCTTTCATCCACACATTCAAATGGTGAAAAGATGCAATACAAAGGGACAGATCAAAACCACTGTTGTAGGTGTAATTACATGAATAGTGGCTACAGCCTCAGTCCCCACACACACAGCATGGATTGTAGTTGCATCCAAAAACCTTACCTTCCATATACCTTTTTGTCTGAGACTTTACCTCATAACAACTATACTCAAAGTGGTTACTGTAAACATCAAGGAAGTGGACAATTGCTTTGTTTACATGAACATAGCAgacatgtaaaaaatatagatatgcATGCACAGAGAATGGACACTTTGGTGtacctgaaaaatgtaaaagatatttaTGAGGATCCAAATTATTATTTGACACAGCATCCATCCGTGATAAAACCATCCTGGAGCTATGGCCATTTCACCACAGATGCCTGCCCGTTCTTATTCCCAAATGATAATTGTAGACTTTTGTCAGATACTCAAATGTTTAATAGAAAAGAGGTATATACTTTATTATGTGGTCTTTACACAAATGCAGAAATCGATCAAGCTATGGCTGCAAACCCTGAAACCACCAATATTTTAGAATTAGCGGACATAATTCAAAAAAATAGAAGGAGTTGA